In Drosophila gunungcola strain Sukarami unplaced genomic scaffold, Dgunungcola_SK_2 000019F, whole genome shotgun sequence, the DNA window tttatctggttttattatttctttataaaaacttaatttagtTACGCGTAATAAATCTGCGTATGAATCATACGTCAATACGTTTTTATTGTCCTTGATAGCAGAGATAGCATTAATCTGTGATCCAGAGTCAAGAAGAGCTCTGAATTCCGTCATTTGTCCATTATTTTCTTGGACTATTATTCGTGCAGTGGCTAAGAGTATATAGCCGGCTTTCCTTCCACTCACCGATGCCGCAGTAATGGAATCCAAAGTATCCGACATTTTTTCTAAGTGCAGGagtgtgttgtgttttttattacacttaAAACAATATCTTTTTGTGCATACTTTTGATGCGTGATTTGGGCTTAGACATTTTACgcataacttatttttttgagtccAGTTAAGGCGTTCAGCTGgagttttctttaagaaatcattacatttaaaaatgctatGATTTGGTTTCTTACAGAATAAACAACTGAATTTCGTTTTTGCCCCTGCTGCACATATAATcggttttttgggtttctcaGAAGAAATGGCCTCTAGTGTGAGGAAACGCTGCTCCAAGAATTCCAGAAATTCTTTAACGGATTGCAattctcttttatttaaaagtgattGCTCATTCAGTAAATCAGTTTGCCGATCCAACTTCTTTGTCAATATATGAAGTAAGATCGGATCCCAGCTGTCCGTTGTTAtatctatattatttaatgccGATAATGTTTCCTTGTAATTATCATGCAATGTTTTTATGCCTTTGCCATCGCTAGATATTGGTGCTTGATCTAGCAATTTTTGTAGTAACGTGTTACATAACACTCTTTTATTACTAAAACGCTT includes these proteins:
- the LOC128263817 gene encoding uncharacterized protein LOC128263817 — translated: MAEDAIISFQMSFGVEKRQESEASSYTTAGLPLPKVSIPKFDANYLQWQQFHDLFKKMINESSLPTIQKMWYSKLNLTGEAERLIRHLSLTEKNYGIAWNMLHKRFSNKRVLCNTLLQKLLDQAPISSDGKGIKTLHDNYKETLSALNNIDITTDSWDPILLHILTKKLDRQTDLLNEQSLLNKRELQSVKEFLEFLEQRFLTLEAISSEKPKKPIICAAGAKTKFSCLFCKKPNHSIFKCNDFLKKTPAERLNWTQKNKLCVKCLSPNHASKVCTKRYCFKCNKKHNTLLHLEKMSDTLDSITAASVSGRKAGYILLATARIIVQENNGQMTEFRALLDSGSQINAISAIKDNKNVLTGRKLKVGHPATYLQEIQGITIPVSTCTGRPSTYHKSYAERPSSYQRKSTKPAVNNGTAARD